Proteins found in one Campylobacter canadensis genomic segment:
- a CDS encoding M23 family metallopeptidase, whose amino-acid sequence MNKYKKQKFTAFFIFIVVLVLFLFVFFSNSFEREKPVVNIADTIYWNTLGKIDLQIEDNVAIKNIKVEFSKNDEKEKNTLINQSVNTKSANLNLELAKPKFNEKIEKYVLYISVRDASLWNWFMGNESKKVVNVIIDNKRPTVNVLANSYSITQGGAASVVFYAQDDNLEDLYIQANNHTFKVFPFYKENYYIALIAWDLKDDDYEAKIIASDKAGNITKEHIRLYLQNRKYRVSNIKLNGNFIDGKIADLFNMYSSQNSESKEEIFDFVNSTLRLDNEKIIHKITSNLDLQMISDFSLKPFAPLRNGKKVADFGDHRFYSFNSKDISQSYHLGLDLASTKMAPINLSNSGKVVFAEENGIYGLNLIIDHGLGLFSLYGHCSKKNVELGDIVSANQSIANTGTSGLALGDHLHFGMLVQGIEVRPEEWMDAKWMRDNVFNIIKSAKDIINGKKSK is encoded by the coding sequence ATGAATAAATATAAAAAACAAAAATTTACAGCATTTTTCATCTTTATAGTTGTATTGGTATTGTTTTTGTTTGTATTTTTTTCAAATTCTTTTGAGAGAGAAAAACCAGTAGTAAATATTGCAGATACAATTTATTGGAATACGCTAGGTAAAATTGATTTACAAATAGAAGACAATGTTGCTATTAAAAATATAAAAGTTGAATTTAGTAAAAATGATGAAAAAGAAAAAAATACTTTAATAAATCAAAGCGTAAATACAAAAAGTGCTAATTTAAATTTAGAACTTGCAAAGCCAAAATTTAATGAAAAAATAGAAAAATATGTTTTATATATTAGCGTAAGAGATGCTAGTTTGTGGAATTGGTTTATGGGTAATGAAAGCAAAAAAGTTGTAAATGTTATTATTGATAACAAACGCCCAACTGTTAATGTGCTAGCGAATTCATACAGTATTACTCAAGGTGGTGCTGCTAGTGTTGTTTTTTATGCGCAAGATGATAATTTAGAAGATTTGTACATACAAGCAAATAATCATACTTTTAAGGTTTTTCCATTTTATAAGGAAAATTATTATATTGCTTTAATTGCTTGGGATTTAAAAGATGATGATTATGAAGCAAAAATCATAGCAAGCGATAAAGCAGGAAATATTACAAAAGAACATATAAGATTGTATTTACAAAATAGAAAGTACAGGGTTTCTAATATTAAATTAAACGGTAATTTTATTGATGGAAAAATTGCTGATTTATTTAATATGTACTCAAGTCAGAATTCAGAAAGCAAAGAAGAAATCTTTGATTTTGTTAATTCAACTTTAAGACTTGATAATGAAAAAATAATTCACAAAATTACAAGCAATTTAGATTTGCAAATGATAAGCGATTTTAGCCTAAAACCTTTTGCTCCATTAAGAAATGGTAAAAAAGTAGCTGATTTTGGCGACCATAGATTTTATAGTTTTAATTCAAAAGATATATCGCAAAGTTATCATTTAGGGCTTGATTTAGCAAGTACAAAGATGGCACCTATTAACTTAAGCAATAGTGGCAAAGTAGTTTTTGCTGAAGAAAATGGAATTTATGGTTTAAATTTAATTATTGACCACGGTTTAGGCTTATTTTCTTTATACGGTCATTGCTCTAAAAAAAATGTTGAACTTGGCGATATAGTATCAGCAAATCAAAGTATTGCTAACACAGGTACTTCAGGACTTGCTTTAGGAGACCATTTGCATTTTGGAATGTTAGTACAAGGTATTGAAGTAAGACCAGAAGAATGGATGGATGCAAAATGGATGCGTGATAATGTGTTTAACATTATTAAGAGTGCAAAAGATATAATTAACGGTAAAAAAAGTAAATAG